The following proteins are co-located in the Triticum aestivum cultivar Chinese Spring chromosome 1A, IWGSC CS RefSeq v2.1, whole genome shotgun sequence genome:
- the LOC123049559 gene encoding arogenate dehydratase 1 has protein sequence MAYTSSLHLSKHLLLPKPHRARPSSSRSPSFVRAARVVNGAPHVNGHSKKAPNGKVQINGDGKKGAGVVNGKTHVNGHDRIHLSVTTGGGGQDGTGLRVAYQGAPGAYSEFAAKTALPGCETVPCRAFADALAAVDRGLVDRAILPVESTMEGTALRNYDLLLRHDLVVAQEINLFVHYCLLAMPGVRATEVRRVISHPMALAHCGRALARLGVDREPVEDTAGAVEMLRSNMMLDTAAIASPRAADLYGLDVLAHGLQDESWNVTRFLLLSKPPSPVAVPVDADAKTSMVVAHRGGSMAVVLKVLSAFSSRNINMSKLEVINNEGGVGEPRPPVMILDTGARGAPTLRAFPHVLYVDCEGAADDPLVREAIKEIEKFAVFVRVLGCYAADTNVYDLQ, from the coding sequence ATGGCCTACACCTCCTCCCTCCACCTCTCCAAGCACCTCCTCCTCCCCAAGCCCCACCGCGCCAGGCCTTCCTCCTCCAGGTCGCCGTCCTTCGTCCGGGCGGCCAGGGTCGTCAACGGCGCCCCGCACGTCAACGGGCACTCCAAGAAGGCGCCCAACGGCAAGGTACAGATCAACGGCGACGGCAAGAAGGGGGCCGGCGTCGTCAACGGGAAGACGCACGTGAACGGCCATGACCGGATCCACCTGTCGGTGACCACGGGCGGCGGGGGCCAGGACGGGACGGGCCTCCGCGTGGCGTACCAGGGCGCGCCGGGCGCGTACAGCGAGTTCGCGGCCAAGACGGCGCTGCCCGGGTGCGAGACCGTGCCGTGCCGCGCCTTCGCGGACGCGCTGGCGGCCGTGGACCGCGGCCTGGTCGACCGGGCCATCCTCCCCGTGGAGTCCACCATGGAGGGCACCGCGCTGCGGAACTACGACCTCCTGCTGCGGCACGACCTGGTGGTGGCGCAGGAGATCAACCTCTTCGTGCACTACTGCCTCCTGGCCATGCCCGGGGTGCGCGCCACCGAGGTGCGCCGGGTCATCAGCCACCCCATGGCGCTCGCGCACTGCGGCCGCGCCCTCGCGCGCCTCGGCGTCGACCGCGAGCCGGTCGAGGACACGGCCGGCGCCGTCGAGATGCTGCGCTCCAACATGATGCTCGACACGGCCGCCATCGCCAGCCCGCGCGCCGCCGACCTCTACGGCCTCGACGTCCTGGCGCACGGCCTGCAGGACGAGTCCTGGAACGTCACCCGCTTCCTGCTGCTCTCCAAGCCGCCGTCGCCGGTGGCGGTCCCCGTGGACGCGGACGCCAAGACCAGCATGGTGGTCGCGCACCGGGGCGGGTCCATGGCGGTGGTGCTCAAGGTGCTCTCCGCCTTCTCCTCCCGCAACATCAACATGTCCAAGCTGGAGGTCATCAACAACGAAGGGGGCGTCGGCGAGCCGCGGCCCCCGGTGATGATCCTGGACACGGGCGCCCGCGGCGCGCCGACGCTGCGCGCGTTCCCGCACGTCCTCTACGTGGACTGCGAGGGCGCCGCCGACGACCCGCTCGTCCGCGAGGCCATCAAGGAGATCGAGAAATTCGCCGTGTTCGTCCGAGTTCTTGGCTGCTACGCCGCGGACACCAACGTCTACGATCTGCAATGA